ATCTCCCTCTTGCCAACCCTGAAACACTCCACCATCTTCTAGTTCCTTCCCCAACTGGTCAAACTCTTGCAGCGCACtccaatttttcctttttattaattccCTCGCTAAATTGTCTTCCAAGTACAGTCTGTAGTTGAGATCTCCAAACCAAAATATCTGGCTGTTCTACAAGAAAATACATCTTGTCACTTTAGGTGGAAAAATCTCATCATTTGTtattcaatggagttctaaTAGTTATAAGAAATCTTCTTAGCTTCTCAGCTCGATATCTTTACTATGAATCCAATTACTGTCCAACTCTTTATTATAattgtcattatttttcttgtagttTTGATTCCAAAGGAAATTCCTTTGCCAGCGTTTTTATAAATCCGACTTATCTCTAATGTTGAAACAATATATGTTGAATATATGTTAAAAAGGCGTAATTAGTTGGGTATGAGAAATATTACTTACTCATGTCCTAAGATGGTGAGAGGATGATTTTTATGGCAGTCTTGTGACAGCCGGGGGAAAGACGTTCTCCTAAAAATTTCGGTGACTTGACGGTTCCTCTTCCCTTCATCACCTTTCTTTTCTCCTGAGGCTAAGTGAGCTGCCACAAAGCAAAAACTAGTTCCTCCTATGGACATGCTCACAGAGACTGATCCTTTGTTTCCCAGATAGCCCATAATGCCACAAGCTACTGAAGAGACCTTTACTTCCGAGACACAATACTTCTTTAGCAATGTCCTTCTCATCCAGACACTAATGAAGACACCAACCATCTTCTTGCTAGCCATCAATTTGTAACTACCAACACAATCTGAGAGCTTATAATCAGTTCTAGACAGACCTCTTGCTGAAACTATTTCGTAGTCATTCCTCAGTCTACTATCTGATTCAGTGGCTTGATCATATCGATAATTATCACTGGTGATTGGATTGACCATGGGTGTTAACCAGGCACCACCATACTTGCTATTTAGAGTTTTACCGACGAGCACATTCCAGTTAGTAGCTTCTGTTGGATCTTCTGCTCCAATTACAGTTTTAGGCTTTAGAGGGACTATTTCCTGGAAGCTGCTAGTGGAAAAGTTTCTTCTTAAATGACCAAGTCCTCAATGATGAAAAAAGAAGGTCATACTTTGAAATTTATACATACCCAAGAACATAAATATCTGCTGCTTCTTTCAGATTTAGCCACTCATCCAAATCTACAGCTAGACTTCCCACAGGAGATCTTCCCGCAACATTCCACGTACCCACAAAGATTCTACAGCAAAAAGATGGTCAAAATAAGTATTATCCTGTTAAGCTTTAGAGGTCCATAACATGATATTCCAACAGGTGCTCACCTCAATTCATTGTTTAGGATGCATGGTCTTCTGTCCAGTGACATAACAGAAAGACCATTCATGTACACGTCATCTTGTCCGTCGTCGTCTGTTGAAAGCAATcaaaaaagaatataagaaGGTAATTTGaatacataaaaatgaaaataaacgAATAAAGTGGAGGTGCTACGGCTACGCAATCCAGATTACCAAGAAACGAAATAAACCTGAAATTTCGCTTAAATGGGATGCTGCATCAGCTCTGCTTCTTCTCTTGCTAAACCACAACCGAAACACTTTCCGTCTTGATTTTCTTTCCTTGTTACCCATGATTTGAAATAAAGTCCATTCCAAAAATTACCAGTTTCGTCAAAGAGATGACAACATCTTTTCTTGTCAAGTTGGATGGCTGAAGAATATCCACATGGCTGCCTTTTAGGTTCTGGGTAAAGCTATTATTGTATTGGTCGCCTTGATGGAAAATGTTGTGGAATGGACGAATGAGACAAACCCATAATTTATGCGATAATACCAAGAtttaaagagagagagaaggaaaagtcAAAGGTTGTTGAATTGCACATTTGAGAAGCTTCCTTAATagtcttaatttattttcactGAGTTGTTCAACCAAGAGTAAATTATTGGCCGCACAAGTTTCCATCAGTTTTATAATTGTGGGGTTGCTTACAAGAACAGTTCATATAAGTCTTGTGTGTTAACTCTTTATCCGTGACTACAAGTTATCATACCACATGGCCAGATCAATTCATTAAACTGTTTAAGTCGTGCAATAGTTAATTACACTCATTCTCAAGCACGACACCTAAGCCATCTTTACAACCGTACATCATTGTGTCATCGCTGACTTTACATAACCCAAGCCTCAAAATTCATCACGTCTTAATCTCCTACCATGTTTACTGTAAGTTCTACCTAGTTGCTTggacttttcaaaaatgttgtTGTAGTTGTAACGGGTCTTCCAAAAATCCACTGCTTTGAAGGATCTAACACACTCACACACACGTCATTATTTTTAAGAGTCCGAACAACATAAAGTTTCACCACCACAAGCATGGATGGATGAAGTATAGGGCAACAAACAAAGTCTCACATTTAAAGAAATAAGCAAAAAAATGTGGGAGCACCTGGAAAGggtaaaaaagaagaagcaaaCTTCTCAATTGTGTGGTATTATTTGGGGAAATATGAGTAGACTTTGTCGAAGCAAGTAATATCAGTCTAGCCCAATACCCATTACCTCGAGTTAGACATAGCTCCAGCCTCCACCATTCAAGTGAATAAATGTAGACTTCAACATTTTAAGCTACCTGATTATACATATTCTTGGACAATTAaaatttaggttttttttttacttgtacCATTTACACCTCTTTTAATGAAATGTTACTTGGTTACCAATCCTCTATTTTAGATTATCCCCAGCCCAAGAAAAGAGTGTGTGGCGGTAATTACATCCTAAACAGATTGAGGCAAACAATTTCTTTTCCAAATCCGTTTAGAATTATCATCCTCAATGGTGACAGATTCATCCTTCTTGAAATGGAGTGTAGAATAGTTCTTCgttttttttcaaacttaaatAGCCGCCCACCTAACTGTGGTTGAAAATTTGAAGGATTTGTTAGTGTTCCGTGCAGTAACAATGATTTTTAGTACTTGTTTAAGTACTACTACATGGTGTGTGGAATATTAAGATGACCTTAGGCTGAGGGACGTGAACAATAAAGTGGTCCATTGAGAATTAGAGGGCCTAAATTGCTTAAAcgaaaggcataatacatatattgcaccttaaatttgatttcaaattttaattttaatctcTAATTTTTATAATGCACAGATAAACACTTTaattatccaacttttaaataaataaacacatgagtttTACATGACAAAATACACTTAGGACACCACGTagaacaaaaaatgacatgtaggatgacatgtaggacatgtgtgtcgatttgttcaactttatacaagtttaagtgtctacttgtgcacatccaaagttaaaGGAAATAAATGTGATCTAAAGCCAAGTTAAAAGgcatatttatgtgttatgcctaaataaaatgtattatttacATTTAAAGAGGATGATGTCGACTTCCGACACATAAATATCTGTACCTTTCTTAGGTTGTGACATTCTACCAGAATTAATTATAGCTTTGATTGGACGCACACCGGCTTTTGCGGACACCTCTGGTTCTTCATTCACCGTTACAATACTTAATACGATggagtaaaaattatattaagagGTCTCTCTTAACCTAGTTTTATAATTGacataaaagaaattcaaatatattgtgtTGAAATAGTTTAGAAAGGAAAATcgtcaaaaatatgaaaaagaaatgaatacaaggaaaaattaaaattgaagaagGAACTAAATATATACTAAAGAGATGGAAAAGAATTTAACGTTATTTACCCCTCATTTGTACAACCCAACcaaatagagaaaatattaCCTTTAACATCTCTTAATAATAATTcgtatataaattatataataagataATAGCCTTTAGTATTTGAGGATCTAAGGCAATGACATTAGTAGTCTAACCCATCAACCGCCCTGCTATATTAATAGgagattaataataataaagtttaTACGTGCTTGTCTTTGTCCCCATTTTCAAAGGCTACTAGCGTACAAGCAACATAAgttgaattttattaaataaaataaaaaaagtgcaAATGGATGATTACTTATATGAATAATAGGTGTGGAAGTGGTAAGGAAATGTGAGTTTTCCTATTTGAGATTAAAAAATACTtctcttttaaaaaatgtatgtCAACCCACATCCCCCTTGATTCCCTCGAGggaatttgtaaaattttattctttaaggAACAAGAAGGAtagacaataataaaaaaaaagggccTTGGTTGATGATTTAATGCAAACAGGGATGAGATGTTCATGTTGGTAAGTCAAAATTTAGGATATATGCTTGGCTGGCAGAGATCTAGTTGGGACCGACTAATTCATTATATATCCACTCAAAAACAATTACTAGTATTATTTCGtatgtttcaatttatgtgatactaATTTCTGAGAAGTTTGTTTTAGGAATAatgatacatttttttatttggaagCATATAACTATAAATTTAGGGTGCAAATGCTATGAcagatttaaaaatttatgaaatttcgcaagtttatttttcttttttctttttaaattctaTGAAAAAGCTAACCtgtattatcattattattagggcaattttcacatatagcaaataaaaaattcatatttgtatgttatagcaaattttgtataattgtgctccataacaaacatagaaactgtataattcgctatacatatacagttgaagcaaattgtataaaacgaaatgtataaaataagaaagagacagacacttgggcagagaactgtataaaaacgaagtgtataaaacaaattatattattataagtgtatagaacgattatatacaatttgaatttgtataaaatgtgaaagagagaaagacaaaagagacttgacaaggaatatacaattgaatcgaattgtataaaatgagaaagagagaaattagatacaatttgaaaattgcataaaacgagaaagagagaaaggcaaaagaaagtgggcaggggagtatttttattgtataattataagtgtataagacgaaaatatatgtacttgcatgtgtatatacaattttatcacgctttatacaaatagaaacacaatttatacattttgcttttgtttgtataagtgagaaaggcgagggtggcgagtgagatttgggagagtggcgagcgagatctggaagaggggagagaggggaacaaaaatatatgtatttatacaattttctctgctttatgcaattagaaacaatttttatacacttctgtttgtataaaaagtgaggaaaagagcgagagattggaggagagtggcgagcgagatatttagAAGAGAGGctcctgacaattttttgcaaacgtttgctataaagcacaattaaatcataCTCTAGctacttttcatttattttaaattattagtttagtattatatataattttccctgATTATTATTATTGCCACCTGCAGTAGCTTTCAAACTATAACATGAAAAACCATTATGGTCCATAGACTAACGACAAAAAGTGTCACAACTTTGTGGTGGTATAGTGCTTAAGCTACACTTTGATAATTCAAGGTTTACTCTTTAGGCCCAATATTACTGTTCCTAGAATAGATAAGACTATAATTTGGGCCCAATAGGCCTTCCAATTTACATTTTTGTAAGTTGGTCTATTCAATTTACATTGTCCCACTTCTCCAAACGTAAtagatatttttctttcaacccCAGCGACTCATCCACTAAAGCTAGGTAAGAaatgaaagtaaaaaagaaTGGCAGGGCAGTCGGGTGCACGAAGCAGCAGGGTCTGAAAAAGGATTACGCTCTAGAGTTTGTGTTCTGAAAAAGATTGTATTTATATTCCTAAATACAATATATTCACTAAATACTAATCATAAAggtattcataaaattttgaatataaaagtttatttatatgttttttcgttgtatttttgcatatatttttattttttatttatttatatactaaTACAGTTATAAttacaataacaaaataaggaaaatgtatTACTTGTACAATTAGCATATGAATACTTTGAATTCATATTGGTGTttctatttataaaacttaaagtattaatatatcaaggatacaagtatttattaaaatttaatgtattaataCATCAAACAAAGTAAAGTagtacaattttaaaatatgaatacaaCAATTTGAAAAATGGATACACTATTgttaaccaaaaaaatgaatacactAATATACTATAATATGAATACACTGttgttaaataagaaaatagaaaaacaatAGAATGTGTATGTATCAAAGTGTATAAGTATTCgactatataaaaaattaaaaaaaacaacaaagcATCGATCTAATTTTTGTAAAGTTTTCTATAATACTTGAGGCTTGACGTTAACTTaggtatttatttataaaaatatagtattgaTGTATCCAACAATACTTGTATTGCCTAATTAAATTGGATAAATTACTTATGTAtccaaatatatttgtattcacaAATCaccattttattaatattacaatACAATTAACtatgtatataagtattattaaatataaacatttGACATTTGATTGAACcacaaatataagtataaatataagtataatgaaTTAAACCACAAAAATCACTCCTACAATCATATGATATAAATAGtttattcttaaatattttttttaattaatatattattaattgatgtgCTATAAGGTTATAACAATATGctataaatagtttatttttaaatatcttttttaattaatatattattaattgatgtgCTATACGATTATAACAATgtgttataaataatttatttttaaagagtatGATTACAACTTGATATTTATCCTCTTAAATATGTGTGAAAGTTTTAGTCGAAGGTTTACTCTTTAGGCTCAATATTACTGTTCCTAGAAATAGATAAGACTATAATTTGGGCCCAATAGGCCTTCCAAAAAGTTATATCACAAAGGTTCAATTTTCATTGTCCCTCTTCTCCAAATGTAAtagatatttttctttcaacccCAGCGACTCATCCACTAAAGCTAGGTATGAAATGAAAGTAAAAAGAATGGCAGGGCAGTCGGGTGCACGAAGTATCAGGGTCTGAAAAAGGATCACGCTCTAGAGTTCGTGTTCTTTTATTTTCCACAAATAAATACAAGTGTTCATCCATTTAGATGAAAATATGTGTACCCAAGCTCTAATTATGTAAACATATTCATGAGAAGAATAAAAATGTTTGGATCAATTGAGTAGGCTAGAGAATAAACATGAAAGTAGCATTGCGCGTGCTGTTTTTACTGCAGGCCACACAATGTGGGACTTATGATAGGTGCAAAGAtttatactttaattaattagccTCATGCTTTACTTGAAGCAAAAAGGTGTGCTTtggtgaagcatgtaaagtaaAAAAGACACTACTAATCATGTCATTTTAAAGTTGTCTAACTTAAAATTATTgctgtttttaaatttttactccattagttaaaaaattattgacacTTTTGTCCTATAATAGATCATTCGAATAGAAAAGTTTCAAAGATG
This window of the Solanum pennellii chromosome 2, SPENNV200 genome carries:
- the LOC107011618 gene encoding type I inositol polyphosphate 5-phosphatase 4-like; the protein is MGNKERKSRRKVFRLWFSKRRSRADAASHLSEISDDDGQDDVYMNGLSVMSLDRRPCILNNELRIFVGTWNVAGRSPVGSLAVDLDEWLNLKEAADIYVLGFQEIVPLKPKTVIGAEDPTEATNWNVLVGKTLNSKYGGAWLTPMVNPITSDNYRYDQATESDSRLRNDYEIVSARGLSRTDYKLSDCVGSYKLMASKKMVGVFISVWMRRTLLKKYCVSEVKVSSVACGIMGYLGNKGSVSVSMSIGGTSFCFVAAHLASGEKKGDEGKRNRQVTEIFRRTSFPRLSQDCHKNHPLTILGHDQIFWFGDLNYRLYLEDNLARELIKRKNWSALQEFDQLGKELEDGGVFQGWQEGDIEFAPTYKYSSSNCNRYSGGLPSRAGEKQRTPAWCDRILWYGKGVKQLSYFRSESKFSDHRPVSALFSVLVKDQKCAHSSLVPFPPFSPLRNS